ACTTCCTGCTGACTTCGCTGGACCTGCCCGTCACCAGCCAAGTCATCGAAGCAAGTCTGGAGGTGCCTTACCTGTGCTTGCGACTGAAGTTGGATATTGCGATGGTGAGGGAACTGCTCAGCCGGCAGCCGGACCTAGCTACGCGGTGGCACAACAGTCAGCCCGCAATGACGACCGCCGAGACGACTGCCGAATTTCTCGATGCATTTTGTCGGCTGATCGACCTGCAGCGTGCTCCGCAGGACATCGAGTTCATGAGCGAGCTGATTCAACGTGAAATCGTTTACCGGATCTTGCAAAGTGCTGAAGGACAGCGCCTGCGCTCGATTGCAAGCATGGGGGACAGCGGCCAACGAACAGCCAAGGCAGTCGAATGGATCCGCGATAATTATAGAAAACCGTTGCGCATGGAAACACTGGCCCACGTCGCATGCATGGGCGTATCGACACTACACCACCATTTCCGGGCGCTGACATCGATGACCCCGCTCCAGTATCAGAAGCGGCTCCGTTTGCATGAGGCGCGGCGGCTTATGTTGATGGATGGCCATGATGCCGCAAGCGCGGCCTTCGGGGTGGGCTACGAAAGTGCCAGCCAGTTCAACCGCGAGTACAGTCGCGCCTTTGGCCAACCTCCATTACGTGATGTGCGCGCCCTACGCGTGGTGGGAGATCGTGAATAAAGTACTGATATCGGCCCGAGTACTTACTGACGCTGCGTTCAATGAAGGAGTGAAGAATGATTGGTTTCAATACAAAACACGCTCGGAAACGTGAAGCCCGGCCCCGGTCGATGGCGGAGCTGGCTCGAAGACTCCTTGCCCCGATCGTCGCTGCCTGGTTATTGCTTACTTTGGACTACGCCCATGCCCAGGAGCGACAAATGATGGTTCGGATCTCTGAGATTCAGATACATGCAGAATATCTCGAGCGGTACAAGGAGATTCTGGTAGAAGAAGCGGAAGCGTCGATCAGGCTCGAAGCGGGAGTGATTGCCATTTTCCCGATGTATCAGCAAGAAGATCCTACCCAGGTCAGGATTCTTGAAATGTATGCTGATCGTCAAGCGTATGAGGCCCATCTCAAGACTCCACATTTTCAAAAATACAAAACTACAACACTCCCCATGGTTAAATCGTTGAGGCTGATAGATATGCACGCGATGGATGCGCAAACGATGGGCAAGATGTTCAGGAAGATGGATGGGATGCCGTAGATATTCAGCATCCTGTGCTCGGGGTTGTAGCCGCAGCATGCTACAACATTGCATTTCTACTGCCACGATACCGCAGCCGAATTTCAAGCAACCCTAAGACCAGGGGCTGGGTCAGACCCGCCGGGTCTGACCCCGGATTCTGCCGCTGGGGTTAATGTCGATTCGACGGCGCAAAGCAAAAAACCCCCGCCAGATTCTTCTGGCGGGGGTTTCTCTATATAACAGCCTGACGATAACCTACTTTCACACTGGTTGCAGCACTATCATCGGCGCAAAGTCGTTTCACGGTCCTGTGAGTGGAGCGACGTCGGGCAATGCCCGGCGGAGCACAAAAACCATGGACAGCGAGCCCAGTCCGCAGC
Above is a window of Pseudoduganella dura DNA encoding:
- a CDS encoding AraC family transcriptional regulator, yielding MHLLAGSTPFSPTRREELRAQLASRAASLIGSASNLPTSIPGLTLYRYTAPTLPDSVTYEPSMAVVVQGRKRVTLGRTSFDYGPSHFLLTSLDLPVTSQVIEASLEVPYLCLRLKLDIAMVRELLSRQPDLATRWHNSQPAMTTAETTAEFLDAFCRLIDLQRAPQDIEFMSELIQREIVYRILQSAEGQRLRSIASMGDSGQRTAKAVEWIRDNYRKPLRMETLAHVACMGVSTLHHHFRALTSMTPLQYQKRLRLHEARRLMLMDGHDAASAAFGVGYESASQFNREYSRAFGQPPLRDVRALRVVGDRE
- a CDS encoding putative quinol monooxygenase, producing the protein MIGFNTKHARKREARPRSMAELARRLLAPIVAAWLLLTLDYAHAQERQMMVRISEIQIHAEYLERYKEILVEEAEASIRLEAGVIAIFPMYQQEDPTQVRILEMYADRQAYEAHLKTPHFQKYKTTTLPMVKSLRLIDMHAMDAQTMGKMFRKMDGMP